In one window of Rathayibacter caricis DSM 15933 DNA:
- the allB gene encoding allantoinase AllB, which produces MPSDSPSLDLVIRSSAVLTEHGFQPASVAVAEGLIVAVSAIDAPWEAREVVELPAGQVLIPGIVDTHVHVNEPGRTEWEGFASATRAAAAGGVTTILDMPLNSIPPTTTVAGLEAKRAAAGPQALVDVGFWGGAVPGNLGTLRELHDAGVFGFKSFLSPSGVDEFPHLSTDQLFEAMHEIAAFDGLLIVHAEDPDELDAHTNDGGTSYDAFVASRPDASESSAILHVIEAVRETGGRAHILHLSSAKALPLLREAKAEGLRITAETCPHYLTFDAETIPDGGTQYKCCPPIRDERNRELLWKGLLDGTIDIIASDHSPATKELKFAHDGDFGLAWGGISGLELSFRAVWTGARERGIPLEQVVAWMSTGTAAFAGLGQKGLLRAGADADLVAFDPEAQSRVDVEALAHKNKVSAYDGRTVRGAVAGTWVGGRRIDAGAEAPVGRLLDRP; this is translated from the coding sequence ATGCCTTCGGACTCCCCCTCCCTCGACCTCGTGATCCGCTCCTCCGCCGTTCTGACGGAGCACGGGTTCCAGCCCGCCAGCGTGGCCGTGGCCGAGGGGCTGATCGTCGCGGTCAGCGCGATCGACGCGCCCTGGGAGGCGCGGGAGGTCGTCGAGCTGCCCGCCGGGCAGGTGCTGATCCCGGGGATCGTCGATACGCACGTGCACGTCAACGAGCCGGGCCGCACCGAGTGGGAGGGGTTCGCCTCCGCCACCCGCGCCGCCGCCGCCGGGGGCGTCACCACGATCCTGGACATGCCGCTCAACTCGATCCCGCCGACGACCACCGTCGCCGGCCTCGAGGCCAAGCGCGCCGCCGCCGGTCCGCAGGCGCTGGTCGACGTGGGCTTCTGGGGCGGGGCGGTCCCCGGCAACCTCGGCACCCTCCGCGAGCTGCACGACGCCGGCGTCTTCGGCTTCAAGTCCTTCCTGTCGCCCAGCGGAGTGGACGAGTTCCCGCACCTCTCGACCGATCAGCTCTTCGAGGCGATGCACGAGATCGCCGCGTTCGACGGACTGCTGATCGTGCACGCCGAGGACCCGGACGAGCTGGACGCGCACACGAACGACGGAGGCACCTCCTACGACGCGTTCGTCGCCTCCCGCCCGGACGCCTCCGAGAGCAGCGCGATCCTGCATGTGATCGAGGCGGTCCGCGAGACCGGCGGGCGCGCGCACATCCTGCACCTCTCCTCCGCGAAGGCTCTGCCGCTGCTGCGCGAGGCGAAGGCGGAGGGGCTGCGCATCACCGCGGAGACCTGCCCGCACTACCTGACCTTCGACGCCGAGACGATCCCCGACGGCGGTACGCAGTACAAGTGCTGCCCGCCCATCCGGGACGAGCGCAACCGCGAACTCCTCTGGAAGGGCCTGCTCGACGGCACGATCGACATCATCGCCTCCGACCACTCCCCCGCCACGAAGGAGCTGAAGTTCGCGCACGACGGCGATTTCGGCCTCGCCTGGGGCGGCATCTCGGGACTCGAGCTCAGCTTCCGCGCCGTCTGGACCGGAGCCCGCGAGCGCGGGATCCCGCTCGAGCAGGTCGTCGCGTGGATGTCGACGGGAACGGCGGCGTTCGCGGGCCTCGGCCAGAAGGGCCTGCTGCGGGCGGGCGCCGACGCCGATCTGGTGGCGTTCGATCCGGAGGCGCAGTCGCGCGTCGACGTCGAGGCCCTCGCGCACAAGAACAAGGTGTCGGCCTACGACGGACGGACGGTGCGCGGAGCCGTCGCCGGGACCTGGGTCGGCGGCCGGCGGATCGACGCGGGTGCGGAGGCGCCGGTGGGCCGTCTGCTCGACCGCCCCTGA
- a CDS encoding XdhC family protein yields MFRADEPSRPTPRHGSAASHPLPEEAAMLELAVPILQRVDAGERLAVVTVTHVFGSAPRALGSSMAVDGSGAAIGSISGGCVEAQAYALAQEVLGTGSAATEHFGFDDEAAFSAGLSCGGQLRVFGHAIDAGSGAVLAELRAARAGRPAALAMIVGGPEELVGLVLTGATRAQDVVGPSLDEATVRRILAERDARLHSGRSATIEIDCRGRELEVAFVVSAEKPRLLVFGAVDFSAALCAAGSLLGYRVTVCDARPVFATAERFPAADEVVVEWPSDYLAQTAVDERTVVAVLTHDEKFDIPLLELALTLPVGYVGAMGSRRTHERRLALLREAGVAEEALARLHSPIGLDIGASTPEETAVSILAEVLATRAGASGAPLRAGAGPIHAATA; encoded by the coding sequence ATGTTTCGTGCGGACGAGCCCTCCCGGCCGACCCCGCGCCACGGCAGCGCCGCCTCCCACCCGCTGCCCGAGGAGGCCGCCATGCTCGAGCTCGCCGTCCCGATCCTGCAGCGCGTCGACGCGGGTGAGCGGCTCGCGGTGGTGACCGTCACGCACGTGTTCGGCTCGGCTCCGCGCGCCCTCGGCTCGTCGATGGCGGTCGACGGGAGCGGAGCCGCGATCGGCTCGATCTCGGGCGGCTGCGTCGAGGCGCAGGCGTACGCCCTCGCGCAGGAGGTGCTCGGCACGGGGTCCGCAGCGACCGAGCACTTCGGCTTCGACGACGAGGCCGCGTTCTCGGCCGGCCTCTCCTGCGGCGGGCAGTTGCGGGTCTTCGGCCACGCGATCGACGCCGGCTCCGGGGCCGTGCTCGCCGAGCTGCGGGCCGCCCGTGCCGGCCGCCCCGCCGCTCTGGCGATGATCGTCGGCGGGCCGGAGGAGCTCGTCGGCCTGGTGCTGACCGGCGCCACCCGCGCGCAGGACGTGGTCGGCCCCTCCCTCGACGAGGCCACCGTGCGCCGGATCCTCGCCGAACGCGACGCGCGGCTCCACTCCGGCCGCTCCGCCACGATCGAGATCGACTGCCGGGGCCGCGAGCTCGAGGTCGCGTTCGTCGTCAGCGCCGAGAAGCCGCGCCTGCTCGTCTTCGGCGCCGTCGACTTCTCGGCCGCCCTGTGCGCCGCGGGATCGCTGCTCGGCTACCGCGTCACCGTGTGCGACGCCCGCCCGGTGTTCGCGACGGCCGAGCGCTTCCCCGCCGCCGACGAGGTCGTCGTGGAGTGGCCCTCCGACTACCTCGCGCAGACGGCGGTGGACGAGCGGACGGTCGTCGCGGTGCTCACCCACGACGAGAAGTTCGACATCCCTTTGCTCGAGCTCGCCCTGACGCTGCCCGTCGGCTACGTGGGCGCGATGGGGTCCCGCCGGACCCACGAGCGGCGACTGGCCCTCCTCCGCGAGGCGGGGGTGGCCGAGGAGGCGCTCGCGCGGCTGCACTCGCCGATCGGCCTCGACATCGGCGCTTCGACACCGGAGGAGACCGCGGTGTCGATCCTGGCCGAGGTGCTGGCGACGCGGGCAGGTGCGTCGGGGGCGCCGCTGCGCGCCGGCGCCGGTCCGATCCACGCCGCGACCGCCTGA
- a CDS encoding 8-oxoguanine deaminase, whose amino-acid sequence MQRHIITGAHVATVDAAGTEHPSGHVVVDDSRIVAVGAGEAPAWAVEGRAPTGLPAQEAVAITRIDGRGQLLTPGLINTHHHLYQWLTRGWAQDSILFDWLVALYPAWSRIDADLTRSASLGAMGVLARSGCTTVGDHHYVFPRGSGDIVGGIVDAASTLGVRLHATRGSMDLGESQGGLPPDFAVETTAAALEASGAAVERYHDASFDSMVRVAIAPCSPFSVTPDLLRESAVLARQLGVRLHTHGSETIEEDAYTREAFGMSPTDYLESLGWLGDDVWMAHCVHLDDDAIAKFAATGTGVAHCPSSNGRLAAGIAPVPQLLAAGVPVGLGVDGAASNESGQLGIEIREAVLMNRLRAGADRMSARQALSIATIGGARVLGRQDEIGSIEVGKLGDLALWKVDGIEHAGIADPVAALALGSQPPLSLLLVNGRPTVSAGRLVNADEDAIAREVARASADLAARV is encoded by the coding sequence ATGCAGCGCCACATCATCACCGGAGCCCACGTCGCGACCGTCGACGCCGCGGGCACCGAGCATCCGAGCGGCCACGTCGTGGTCGACGACTCGCGGATCGTCGCCGTCGGCGCCGGGGAGGCTCCCGCGTGGGCCGTCGAGGGCCGCGCGCCGACCGGGCTCCCCGCGCAGGAGGCGGTGGCGATCACCCGCATCGACGGACGCGGCCAGCTGCTGACCCCCGGCCTGATCAACACGCACCACCACCTGTACCAGTGGCTGACCCGCGGCTGGGCGCAGGACTCGATCCTCTTCGACTGGCTCGTGGCGCTCTACCCGGCCTGGTCCCGGATCGACGCGGACCTCACCCGGTCGGCCTCGCTCGGCGCGATGGGCGTGCTCGCCCGCTCCGGCTGCACGACGGTCGGCGATCACCACTACGTCTTCCCGCGCGGCTCGGGCGACATCGTCGGCGGCATCGTCGACGCGGCGTCGACCCTCGGAGTGCGGCTGCACGCGACCCGCGGGTCGATGGACCTCGGCGAGTCGCAGGGCGGGCTGCCGCCGGACTTCGCCGTCGAGACGACCGCGGCGGCGCTCGAGGCGAGCGGGGCGGCCGTCGAGCGCTACCACGACGCCTCGTTCGACTCGATGGTGCGCGTCGCGATCGCGCCGTGCTCGCCGTTCTCGGTCACTCCTGACCTGCTGCGCGAGTCGGCCGTGCTCGCCCGGCAGCTGGGCGTCCGGCTGCACACCCACGGCTCCGAGACGATCGAGGAGGACGCCTACACCCGCGAGGCGTTCGGGATGTCGCCCACCGACTACCTCGAGTCGCTCGGCTGGCTCGGCGACGACGTGTGGATGGCGCACTGCGTGCACCTCGACGACGACGCCATCGCGAAGTTCGCCGCGACCGGCACCGGAGTGGCGCACTGCCCGTCCTCGAACGGCCGACTCGCCGCGGGCATCGCCCCGGTGCCGCAGCTGCTGGCCGCCGGCGTGCCGGTCGGGCTCGGGGTCGACGGAGCCGCGTCGAACGAGTCGGGGCAGCTGGGTATCGAGATCCGCGAGGCCGTGCTGATGAACCGGCTGCGCGCGGGGGCCGATCGGATGAGCGCCCGTCAGGCGCTCTCGATCGCCACGATCGGAGGAGCGCGGGTCCTCGGCCGGCAGGACGAGATCGGCTCGATCGAGGTCGGCAAGCTCGGCGATCTCGCGCTCTGGAAGGTCGACGGGATCGAGCACGCGGGCATCGCGGACCCGGTCGCCGCCCTCGCCCTCGGCTCGCAGCCGCCGCTGTCGCTCCTGCTGGTCAACGGCCGCCCGACGGTCTCTGCGGGCCGCCTCGTGAACGCCGACGAGGACGCGATCGCCCGCGAGGTCGCCCGCGCGAGCGCGGACCTCGCAGCCCGCGTCTGA